The Buchnera aphidicola (Cinara cf. splendens/pseudotsugae 3390) sequence ATTTTATTATTATTAAACTTACGTATATTATACGTACTCGTTGAAAAACTATTATTAAAAGATAAAGATGAATAACGTTTATCTGGAGGAATAATTAAAGGTCGTTCACCTTGAACTAATTTTAATAAAGCTGCTGATAAATTTTCAAAATTCCAACCATCTTTTAAATTTAATTTTGATAAAAGTAATTTATATGATTTTAAATCAGCACTATTTAATTGTTTTTGTATTTTTTCTGAAATAATTTGTAGTCTTTTCTGTATAACAAGTTCAGATTTTGGTAATTCTATCTCTTTAATAGGATGTTTAATAGTTCTTTCGATATTATTTAATAATCTGCGTTCACGATATTCAACAAATAATAAAGCCCTTCCCGTTCTTCCTGCTCGACCAGTACGACCAATACGATGAACATATGATTCGGAATCCATAGGTATATCATAGTTAATAACAAAACTAATACGATCTACATCTAAACCACGCGCAGCAACATCTGTAGCAATCAATATATCTAGTTTTCCAGTCTTTAATCTTTCTAATGTTTGTTCCCGCAATGATTGATTCATATCACCGTTTAATGCCGCGCTATTATATCCATGCTTTTCTAACGCTTCTGAAACTTCTAAAGTAGCATTTTTAGTACGAACAAAAATAATGGTAGCAGAAAAATCTTCAACTTCTAAAAATCTAATTAAAGCATCAGTTTTTTTTCCACGTACAATCCAATAACTCTGTTGTATATCTGGACGTGTAATACCAGTAGATTGTATTTTTATTTCTTGTGGACTATTCATAAAACGCTTTGATATTCTACGAATTATATTAGGCATAGTAGCAGAAAATAAAGCTGTTTGATGTTTTTTAGGTATTTTAGACATAATATTTTCTACATCTTCTATGAAACCCATACGCAACATTTCATCAGCTTCATCCAAAACTAAACTATTTAAATTGACTAAATTTAATGTTCCACGTTTTAAATGATCTAACAAACGACCAGGTGTTCCTACAATAATTTGCGGTCCTTGTCTAAGAATTTGTAATTGAATGTCATATCTTTGACCACCATACAATGCTAATACTTTAACGCCAAAAATATATCTAGAAAAATCAGAAAAAGCTTTTGCTACCTGTATGGCAAGTTCTCTAGTGGGGACTAGAACCAAGATTTGAGGATGTTTTAAAGAAACATCGATATTATTTAACAAAGGTAATGCGAAAGCAGCTGTTTTGCCGCTACCCGTTTGGGCCATCCCAAGTACATCCTTTCCTAATAATAGGTGAGGCATGCAAGCTAACTGAATTGGTGAAGGCTTTACATATCCTAATTGTTCTAAAGATTTAAGTAAATGAGAATTAAGCCCAAAAATAGAAAAAGAATGATGAATTTGAGTCATGCAGAGTATAAGCCTCTTTATGTTACAATCACGACCAGTATACTACATCACTCATGATGAAAATTTTTATGTATTTTCATTAAAAATGTATGAACCGGCTAAATTGAATGTATATAAATTTTTTAAAAATAAAAGATATATTTAATACAATTAAAATACAAAAATACTGAACATAAAAAATAAACTAATAAAATTTATTATACAATAAATATTAGTAATAAGATAGTCCGTCTATCTGATAAAATCTATCATACATAATATATGAATTTAAATTTTATTTAATACATTAATATTTTTCATACTTAAACGAATTCTTCCTTGTCGATCTATCTCTAAAACTTTAACGGAAACGATCTGATCTATTTTTAAATAATCAGCTACTTTATCTATTCTTTTATGTGAAATTTGTGAAATATGTATTAATCCTTCTTTTCCAAAACCAAAAGAAACAAATGCTCCAAAATCTAAAATACGTGTTACCTTACCAGT is a genomic window containing:
- a CDS encoding DEAD/DEAH box helicase encodes the protein MTQIHHSFSIFGLNSHLLKSLEQLGYVKPSPIQLACMPHLLLGKDVLGMAQTGSGKTAAFALPLLNNIDVSLKHPQILVLVPTRELAIQVAKAFSDFSRYIFGVKVLALYGGQRYDIQLQILRQGPQIIVGTPGRLLDHLKRGTLNLVNLNSLVLDEADEMLRMGFIEDVENIMSKIPKKHQTALFSATMPNIIRRISKRFMNSPQEIKIQSTGITRPDIQQSYWIVRGKKTDALIRFLEVEDFSATIIFVRTKNATLEVSEALEKHGYNSAALNGDMNQSLREQTLERLKTGKLDILIATDVAARGLDVDRISFVINYDIPMDSESYVHRIGRTGRAGRTGRALLFVEYRERRLLNNIERTIKHPIKEIELPKSELVIQKRLQIISEKIQKQLNSADLKSYKLLLSKLNLKDGWNFENLSAALLKLVQGERPLIIPPDKRYSSLSFNNSFSTSTYNIRKFNNNKINPNSRFIHDRKKSENMTLYRIEVGKNDGIEVRHIVGAIANEGDISSRLIGAIKLFSTYSTVELPKNHSKRLLACLLRTRILNKPINIKLIAYSSLRENKKSLSFGNRKNYIKRTF